The Methanobacterium lacus genome includes a region encoding these proteins:
- a CDS encoding PAS domain S-box protein, whose amino-acid sequence MGTDDYNDLSDVETNFEWQQIFDSLQDMIAIIGLDFKIKKVNKVMLDTLGVKSEDLVGKECYSMMHCSGEPPALCPHAKMVQDGTAHQVEFPIELLKGDYSVSAYPICDKDGNLTGSIHIVHSVTERNELSNINRYLASIVESSADAIYGKDLDDNVISWNKAAESMYGYPREEMMGKSIFVLIPPNKKAEYYELMDKINHGEAITNHDTQRIKKNGELIDVALYISPMYDSKGNINGSATIAHDIHERKLMEKTLKESEEKYREVFRNANDMISLNHMEKDGCPGKFIDVNQIGLEMYGYSYDEFLDMTALDIVAPEDRVKMDLNAKNLKLMGYDAFEITTITKSGKRIPIEINNHTFQLNKKEVIIAVGRDVTERKKAEKALVESENRYRSLFENMLEGFLLAKVVVNNEQEPVDWMHIAVNQGFKTITELDDVVGKNVTDILPYLKDENPELFEIFGRVAQTGVNETFETYMRFIEKWLNITAFSPKKDYFVVVFEDITERKNSELALIQSEEKFREVFNNANDAMFLQKVTKKGPGKFIEVNDTASQSLGYSKEELVKMELKDIISSDTVLYLPTVFENVIRDGKATFESEHVTKKGDLLPVEVNTHLFFIRGEKHLLSIARDISERKKAEKALIVSEEKYRTIFENIQDVFFQTDQHGILKTLSPSIERYSGYKPEDIIGKPADIFYADPHERKLLIKEIENRGHVEDHELIFKTKENKLINVSINAQVMRNSRNEPVGIEGSIRDITERKQMEIKLKKSLNEKEMLLKEIHHRVKNNLMIISSLLSLQTDYIKDKASKNIFIESQNRARSMALIHEKLYQSTDLKSINFGEYIKNLTSELFYTYRVGNSGVDIHYNIEDLKLDINTAIPLGLIANELITNSLKYAFVNGGDGVVIIEFKKVDHNYIFMIKDNGVGLPEGFDYKNSDSLGLQLVNNLSEQIDAEIELNTTDGTEFKIKFKEIELA is encoded by the coding sequence ATGGGTACTGATGATTACAATGATTTATCAGATGTTGAAACTAATTTTGAGTGGCAGCAAATATTTGACTCGCTGCAAGACATGATAGCAATCATCGGTTTAGACTTCAAGATTAAAAAGGTTAACAAGGTAATGTTAGATACTTTGGGTGTTAAATCTGAGGATCTCGTTGGAAAGGAATGTTACTCTATGATGCACTGCAGTGGAGAACCTCCTGCCCTGTGCCCCCATGCAAAAATGGTACAAGATGGAACAGCACACCAAGTAGAATTTCCTATAGAACTGCTTAAAGGGGATTACTCTGTTTCAGCCTATCCAATCTGTGATAAAGATGGAAATTTAACAGGCAGCATCCACATAGTTCACTCTGTAACTGAGAGAAATGAACTGAGCAATATAAATAGATACCTTGCTAGCATAGTTGAATCTTCTGCAGATGCCATATATGGAAAGGATCTAGATGATAACGTAATCAGCTGGAACAAGGCTGCTGAATCCATGTACGGCTACCCTCGAGAAGAAATGATGGGAAAATCAATATTCGTACTCATACCACCAAACAAGAAAGCAGAGTACTATGAACTCATGGACAAGATAAACCACGGTGAAGCCATTACCAATCACGACACCCAGAGAATAAAAAAGAACGGTGAACTCATAGATGTTGCACTCTACATTTCTCCGATGTACGATTCAAAGGGTAATATTAATGGTTCAGCAACCATAGCCCATGATATTCATGAAAGAAAGCTCATGGAAAAAACATTAAAGGAAAGTGAAGAGAAGTACCGTGAAGTTTTCAGAAATGCCAACGACATGATCAGTTTGAACCATATGGAAAAAGATGGATGTCCAGGAAAATTCATAGATGTCAACCAGATAGGATTGGAAATGTACGGCTACAGCTACGATGAATTTTTAGACATGACTGCACTGGACATAGTTGCACCTGAAGACAGGGTAAAAATGGATTTAAATGCTAAAAATCTTAAATTAATGGGCTACGATGCATTTGAAATTACTACCATAACCAAATCTGGAAAAAGAATTCCCATTGAAATTAACAACCACACATTCCAACTAAACAAAAAAGAAGTAATTATAGCAGTAGGAAGGGATGTTACAGAACGTAAAAAGGCTGAAAAAGCCCTGGTTGAAAGTGAAAACAGGTACAGATCCCTGTTTGAAAATATGCTTGAAGGATTCCTTCTGGCCAAGGTTGTTGTTAACAATGAACAAGAACCAGTAGACTGGATGCACATAGCAGTCAACCAGGGATTCAAAACAATAACAGAACTCGATGATGTTGTTGGAAAGAATGTAACCGACATTCTCCCATATTTGAAGGATGAAAATCCAGAACTCTTCGAAATATTTGGAAGGGTGGCACAAACAGGTGTGAATGAAACCTTTGAAACCTATATGCGATTCATTGAAAAATGGCTCAACATCACTGCATTTTCTCCAAAAAAGGATTACTTCGTTGTTGTATTTGAAGACATAACAGAGAGAAAAAATTCCGAATTGGCACTCATCCAAAGCGAAGAAAAATTCAGGGAAGTTTTCAACAATGCAAACGATGCAATGTTTCTCCAGAAAGTGACAAAAAAAGGTCCGGGCAAATTCATAGAGGTTAACGACACAGCAAGTCAGAGTCTAGGTTACTCCAAGGAAGAACTGGTAAAAATGGAGCTTAAGGACATCATATCTTCTGATACTGTACTGTATCTTCCCACGGTGTTTGAAAATGTTATAAGGGATGGGAAGGCAACATTTGAATCGGAACACGTGACAAAAAAAGGAGACTTATTGCCTGTTGAAGTCAACACCCATCTGTTTTTTATAAGGGGTGAAAAACATCTTCTATCAATAGCACGTGATATATCGGAACGTAAAAAAGCTGAGAAAGCACTTATAGTCAGTGAAGAAAAGTACAGAACCATATTTGAAAATATTCAGGACGTATTTTTCCAGACAGATCAACATGGAATATTAAAAACACTCAGCCCCTCAATTGAAAGGTACTCTGGGTATAAACCAGAAGATATCATTGGTAAACCTGCAGATATTTTTTATGCAGATCCCCATGAGAGAAAACTTCTAATCAAAGAAATTGAGAACAGGGGACATGTTGAAGACCATGAACTAATATTTAAAACCAAGGAAAATAAACTAATCAATGTTTCAATCAATGCCCAGGTAATGAGAAATTCTCGAAATGAACCCGTGGGAATTGAAGGTTCAATACGGGATATTACAGAACGTAAACAAATGGAAATAAAACTTAAAAAATCTTTAAATGAAAAGGAAATGCTTCTTAAGGAAATTCATCATCGTGTTAAGAATAATTTAATGATAATTTCCAGTCTGTTAAGTCTTCAAACAGATTACATCAAAGACAAGGCATCGAAAAATATATTCATAGAAAGCCAGAACAGGGCCAGAAGCATGGCACTCATACATGAAAAACTCTACCAATCAACAGATTTGAAGAGTATAAACTTCGGGGAGTACATTAAAAACCTCACGAGTGAACTGTTCTATACCTACAGGGTTGGAAATAGTGGTGTTGATATTCACTACAACATCGAAGATCTGAAGCTTGACATCAACACAGCAATTCCACTGGGACTAATCGCAAACGAACTCATAACCAACAGTCTGAAGTACGCCTTTGTAAACGGTGGTGATGGAGTTGTCATCATCGAATTTAAGAAGGTGGATCACAACTACATATTCATGATTAAAGATAATGGTGTGGGACTTCCAGAAGGATTTGACTATAAAAATTCAGATTCACTGGGTTTACAACTGGTTAACAATTTATCAGAACAGATCGATGCTGAAATAGAATTAAATACAACAGATGGAACTGAATTTAAGATAAAATTTAAGGAAATAGAACTGGCTTAG
- a CDS encoding pyridoxamine 5'-phosphate oxidase family protein, translating into MLKTLVVYSGKYNTTEEVAKTISLITGPSRYCTVDNFKEEYRDFDFVVLGAPIYEEKVDPAMVEFVKENSTWLAKKAVAAYCTCLDTNGGLRELNNLAFDYQINFLTLKALGGRLILDKLDSEDKVAIEEFLELVKLPHQDMDFYNEEEVIKFALKLKELKEELLSKLDDEKLLVMVEEFINSHNTCCLATCHNGTVRSTPIEYNYRNKNLYLLSEGGEKFSNLLLNENVSVSIYDSFKGMNSLAGMQITGKATIIAETSEEYEEVIEMKGLNLESLKRLPVNINLIKIQVDRIEFLFSKFKEMNADTRQIVNY; encoded by the coding sequence ATGCTCAAGACATTGGTGGTGTACTCTGGTAAGTACAATACAACTGAAGAGGTAGCAAAAACCATATCACTCATAACTGGACCTTCAAGGTATTGTACTGTGGATAATTTCAAAGAAGAGTACAGGGATTTTGACTTTGTGGTGCTGGGGGCTCCGATTTATGAGGAAAAGGTTGACCCTGCCATGGTTGAATTTGTAAAAGAAAACAGTACATGGTTAGCTAAGAAAGCTGTAGCAGCTTACTGCACATGTTTAGATACTAATGGTGGGCTCAGGGAATTGAACAACCTTGCTTTTGATTATCAAATTAACTTTCTGACTTTAAAGGCTCTTGGGGGGCGTTTGATCCTTGATAAATTGGATTCTGAAGACAAAGTAGCCATCGAAGAATTCCTTGAACTTGTTAAACTTCCACATCAAGACATGGATTTTTACAATGAAGAGGAAGTAATTAAATTCGCATTGAAGTTGAAGGAACTTAAGGAGGAGCTCCTATCTAAACTGGATGATGAAAAACTTTTGGTGATGGTAGAAGAATTTATCAATTCCCACAACACCTGCTGCCTTGCAACCTGCCACAATGGAACAGTCAGATCCACTCCCATCGAATACAACTACAGGAACAAGAATTTGTATCTTTTATCGGAAGGCGGGGAGAAATTTTCAAACCTGCTTCTAAACGAAAATGTCAGTGTATCCATCTACGATTCATTTAAGGGTATGAACAGTCTGGCAGGAATGCAGATAACTGGAAAGGCGACTATTATCGCTGAAACAAGTGAGGAGTATGAAGAAGTGATTGAGATGAAGGGTTTAAACCTTGAATCCTTAAAAAGACTTCCAGTCAACATAAATTTGATCAAGATCCAGGTGGATAGAATCGAATTTTTATTTTCAAAATTCAAGGAAATGAATGCTGACACCAGACAGATCGTAAACTACTGA
- a CDS encoding DUF308 domain-containing protein, which produces MKHNNVLFGILAILLGLAVIAFPLISVFIVSDIVAIGLIFIGIWLLAQSVVTWSESKAMSILALIIGIIGVIVGIGLFGKVLAFSIFAGIIIYLGGIFLIVSGVISLISGKGNAGRAGGFLGIVLGILYLIIGVYALNPFYLALLIGLWLVLTGIFLVLEPNPEVPAPKTE; this is translated from the coding sequence GTGAAGCATAATAATGTGTTGTTTGGAATATTAGCCATACTCTTGGGTCTGGCAGTTATAGCTTTCCCACTTATCAGTGTTTTCATTGTCAGTGACATTGTTGCTATTGGTCTGATATTTATCGGAATTTGGCTGCTTGCACAAAGTGTGGTTACATGGTCTGAAAGTAAAGCAATGAGTATACTTGCACTTATAATTGGTATAATAGGTGTAATTGTTGGAATAGGATTGTTTGGAAAGGTTCTAGCATTTAGTATCTTTGCAGGTATAATCATATACCTCGGAGGAATATTCCTGATAGTTTCAGGAGTTATAAGCCTGATCTCAGGTAAAGGTAATGCTGGAAGGGCAGGTGGATTCTTAGGTATCGTACTCGGTATACTTTACCTGATCATAGGAGTCTATGCATTAAACCCATTCTACCTGGCACTTTTAATAGGCCTCTGGTTAGTACTGACCGGTATCTTCTTGGTTTTAGAACCTAATCCAGAAGTTCCAGCTCCAAAAACAGAATAA
- a CDS encoding TetR/AcrR family transcriptional regulator, with protein MPKKFGENEKQIIVKKLKETGVELFSKYGLKKTSIYDLTSEAEIAQGSFYNFFDSKEELYFSLLESEEEEMENHMKKIILNSGSAREAIKITIVESCSLFEKTPLLRRIYESNDYELMVRKLPHEKLLKHQKNDTKLVINTILKVKTDDEEITADPEIISGILRSITLLNLHKKEIGRDIYPEIIEILAESIADGLVRKTGQKTTPET; from the coding sequence ATGCCAAAAAAATTCGGCGAAAATGAAAAACAAATCATTGTTAAAAAGCTCAAAGAAACTGGGGTTGAGCTCTTCAGTAAGTACGGTCTGAAAAAAACCAGTATATATGACCTCACAAGCGAAGCTGAAATTGCCCAGGGAAGTTTCTACAATTTCTTCGATTCAAAGGAAGAACTTTACTTCAGCTTACTAGAATCTGAAGAAGAAGAGATGGAAAACCACATGAAAAAAATTATACTGAACTCAGGATCTGCAAGGGAAGCAATAAAGATCACCATAGTAGAAAGCTGTTCACTGTTTGAGAAAACACCATTGTTACGCAGGATCTACGAAAGCAACGATTATGAACTCATGGTCCGGAAGTTACCCCATGAAAAACTTTTAAAACACCAAAAAAATGACACAAAACTGGTTATAAACACGATTTTAAAGGTAAAAACCGATGATGAAGAAATAACAGCAGATCCAGAAATAATATCCGGAATTTTACGGAGCATAACACTCTTAAACCTTCACAAAAAAGAGATAGGTCGAGATATATATCCTGAAATCATTGAAATCCTGGCAGAATCCATTGCAGATGGACTGGTACGAAAAACAGGCCAAAAAACAACCCCAGAAACTTAA